The following proteins come from a genomic window of Bradyrhizobium paxllaeri:
- the paaX gene encoding phenylacetic acid degradation operon negative regulatory protein PaaX, producing MPPPLTRIIQQLKREPSRTGSIVITVFGDAIVPRGGSVWLGTLLEFFEQLDIDASVVRTAMSRLTADGWFERNKIGRNSFYRLVQSGRQTFDIATKHIYGPPASDWTGRFELLLIGNGEDRDASRDALKNAGFGSPLPGVWVAPSGVPVPEEAAGAIRLEVSAEDDSGRRLLSESWPLDRTADAYQKFMKTFAPLREWIGRGERLAEADAFTARVLLIHHYRRVVLRDPLLPTALLPADWPGRAARTLCGEIYRALLPASEQWLDRHATNESGPLPKPGAELSRRFGDP from the coding sequence ATGCCGCCGCCGCTTACCCGCATCATCCAGCAGCTAAAGCGCGAACCGTCGCGCACCGGCTCCATCGTCATCACGGTATTCGGGGATGCCATCGTGCCGCGCGGCGGTTCGGTCTGGCTCGGCACACTGCTGGAATTCTTCGAGCAACTGGACATCGACGCCAGCGTGGTGCGCACCGCGATGTCGCGGCTCACTGCCGATGGCTGGTTCGAGCGCAATAAAATCGGTCGCAACAGCTTCTATCGCCTGGTGCAGAGTGGGCGGCAAACTTTTGATATCGCAACGAAACACATCTACGGCCCGCCGGCCTCTGACTGGACCGGGCGGTTTGAACTGCTGCTGATTGGCAATGGCGAAGACCGCGACGCTTCCCGCGACGCGCTGAAGAACGCTGGCTTCGGCAGTCCGCTGCCGGGCGTGTGGGTCGCACCGTCGGGCGTGCCGGTGCCGGAAGAAGCCGCGGGCGCCATCCGTCTCGAAGTGTCTGCTGAAGACGACAGCGGCCGGCGCCTGCTCAGCGAAAGCTGGCCGCTCGATCGCACCGCGGACGCCTATCAGAAATTCATGAAGACCTTCGCACCGCTGCGGGAGTGGATCGGCCGTGGCGAGCGGCTGGCGGAAGCCGATGCCTTCACCGCGCGCGTGCTGCTGATCCACCATTACCGCCGCGTCGTGCTGCGCGATCCGCTATTGCCGACCGCGCTGCTGCCCGCGGACTGGCCGGGCAGGGCCGCCCGCACGCTCTGCGGCGAGATCTATCGCGCGCTGCTTCCGGCGTCCGAACAATGGCTTGACCGGCATGCCACCAATGAAAGCGGTCCCTTGCCGAAGCCCGGCGCGGAACTTTCGAGGCGTTTCGGCGATCCATAA
- the paaA gene encoding 1,2-phenylacetyl-CoA epoxidase subunit PaaA encodes MYTQALNTSDGDDRHIEDAERATQFQARIDADERIEPNDWMPAAYRKTLTRQISQHAHSEIVGMLPEGNWITRAPSLRRKAALLAKVQDECGHGLYLYAAAETLGSSREELVDAMLAGKAKYSSIFNYPTLTWADIGTIGWLVDGAAIMNQIPLCRCSYGPYARAMIRVCKEESFHQRQGFEIMLTLCRGTAEQKAMAQDALNRWWWPVLMMFGPPDQVSQHSDTSTKWKIKRFSNDELRQKFVDATVPQAQFLGLTFPDPGMKQNEAGNWEYSAIDWEEFKQVLAGNGPCNRDRLAARRKAHDDGAWVREAAMAYAEKRKRRAALQAAE; translated from the coding sequence ATGTACACGCAGGCGCTCAATACGTCCGACGGCGACGATCGCCACATTGAGGACGCCGAACGGGCCACGCAGTTTCAGGCGCGCATCGACGCCGACGAGCGCATCGAGCCGAACGACTGGATGCCGGCGGCCTATCGCAAGACGCTGACGCGGCAGATTTCCCAGCACGCCCATTCCGAAATCGTCGGCATGCTGCCCGAGGGCAACTGGATCACGCGCGCGCCGTCGCTGCGCCGCAAGGCGGCGCTGCTCGCAAAAGTGCAGGACGAATGCGGCCACGGCCTCTATCTCTATGCCGCCGCCGAAACCCTCGGCTCCTCGCGCGAAGAGCTGGTCGATGCGATGCTGGCGGGCAAGGCAAAATATTCCTCGATCTTCAACTATCCGACGCTGACCTGGGCCGATATCGGCACCATCGGCTGGCTGGTCGACGGCGCGGCGATCATGAACCAGATCCCGCTGTGCCGCTGCTCCTATGGCCCCTATGCACGCGCGATGATCCGCGTCTGCAAGGAGGAATCCTTCCACCAGCGCCAGGGCTTTGAGATCATGCTGACGCTGTGCCGCGGCACCGCCGAGCAGAAGGCGATGGCGCAGGATGCGCTGAACCGCTGGTGGTGGCCGGTGCTGATGATGTTCGGTCCGCCCGACCAGGTCAGCCAGCACTCGGACACCTCGACCAAATGGAAGATCAAGCGCTTCTCCAATGACGAGCTGCGCCAGAAATTCGTCGATGCCACGGTGCCGCAGGCGCAATTCCTGGGGCTGACCTTTCCCGATCCAGGCATGAAGCAGAACGAAGCCGGCAATTGGGAATACAGTGCGATCGACTGGGAGGAATTCAAGCAGGTGCTGGCCGGCAATGGTCCCTGCAATCGCGACCGCCTCGCGGCGCGGCGCAAGGCGCACGACGACGGCGCCTGGGTGCGCGAGGCTGCGATGGCTTATGCGGAGAAGCGCAAGCGGCGCGCCGCCTTGCAGGCCGCAGAGTAG
- the paaB gene encoding 1,2-phenylacetyl-CoA epoxidase subunit PaaB codes for MATPNIPLWEVFIRSRNGLAHKHVGSLHATDATLALQAARDIYTRRGEGLSIWVVPSNAITASDPSEKGMMFEPAESKIYRHPTFYDVPEEVGHM; via the coding sequence ATGGCAACGCCGAACATTCCGCTCTGGGAAGTTTTCATTCGCAGCCGCAACGGACTGGCGCACAAGCATGTCGGCTCGCTGCACGCCACCGACGCCACGCTGGCGCTGCAGGCTGCGCGCGACATCTACACCCGCCGCGGCGAGGGTCTCTCGATCTGGGTGGTGCCATCGAATGCGATCACGGCGTCCGATCCATCCGAGAAGGGCATGATGTTCGAGCCGGCGGAATCGAAGATCTACCGGCATCCGACGTTCTACGACGTGCCCGAGGAAGTCGGGCATATGTGA
- the paaC gene encoding 1,2-phenylacetyl-CoA epoxidase subunit PaaC, whose product MTVANISVSETPLVLYTLRRADDALILGHRLSEWCGHAPMLEEDMALANMGLDLLGQARELYSYAAKVEGRDNDEDKFAYLRDVRQYRNLLLLEQPNGDFARTMVRQFFYATFADLYWRAMMRSSDPTLAAIAAKSEKESAYHVRHSSEWIVRLGDGTEESHRRAQAAIDELWAFTGEMFAVDDSERGLIDAGIAIDPAPLRAQWLETITGVVGEATLALPKNDWMQQGGRSGRHSEHLGHLLSELQSMQRTFPGATW is encoded by the coding sequence ATGACCGTCGCCAACATCTCCGTCTCCGAAACGCCGCTGGTGCTCTACACCTTGCGCCGCGCTGACGATGCGTTGATCCTCGGCCACCGCCTGTCGGAATGGTGCGGCCACGCGCCGATGCTGGAAGAGGACATGGCGCTCGCCAATATGGGCCTCGATTTGCTGGGACAGGCCCGCGAACTCTATTCCTATGCGGCCAAGGTCGAGGGCAGGGACAACGACGAGGACAAGTTCGCGTATCTCCGCGACGTCCGGCAGTATCGCAATCTGTTGCTGCTGGAACAGCCGAACGGTGATTTCGCGCGCACCATGGTGCGTCAGTTCTTCTACGCCACTTTCGCCGACCTCTACTGGCGCGCGATGATGCGCTCCAGCGATCCGACGCTGGCGGCGATCGCGGCGAAATCGGAAAAGGAAAGCGCCTATCACGTCCGCCATTCCTCGGAATGGATCGTCCGCCTCGGCGACGGCACCGAGGAAAGCCACCGACGGGCGCAAGCGGCCATCGACGAACTCTGGGCCTTCACCGGCGAGATGTTCGCCGTCGACGACAGCGAGCGCGGTCTGATAGATGCCGGCATCGCGATCGATCCGGCGCCGCTGCGCGCGCAATGGCTGGAGACAATCACCGGCGTCGTCGGCGAAGCGACGCTCGCCTTGCCGAAGAACGACTGGATGCAGCAGGGCGGCCGCAGCGGCCGGCACAGCGAGCATCTCGGCCATCTCCTCAGCGAGCTGCAATCGATGCAGCGAACCTTTCCGGGGGCGACATGGTGA
- the paaD gene encoding 1,2-phenylacetyl-CoA epoxidase subunit PaaD, producing the protein MVTAVLNDTDLRRRAWEAAAQVVDPEIPVLTIADLGVLRDVEVRDGRVEVAITPTYSGCPAMNMIALEIELALERAGLARPIIRTVLSPAWTTDWMSEDGRNKLRAYGIAPPHASNSRRALFGEQQVACPQCGSGNTELLSEFGSTSCKALWRCKACREPFDYFKCH; encoded by the coding sequence ATGGTGACGGCGGTTCTCAACGATACCGATTTGCGCCGCCGCGCCTGGGAGGCGGCTGCGCAGGTCGTCGATCCCGAAATCCCTGTGCTCACCATCGCCGATCTCGGCGTGCTGCGCGATGTCGAGGTTCGTGACGGCCGCGTCGAGGTCGCGATAACGCCGACCTATTCCGGCTGTCCCGCCATGAACATGATTGCGCTGGAAATCGAACTGGCGCTGGAGCGCGCCGGCCTCGCGCGGCCGATCATTCGCACCGTGCTGTCGCCGGCCTGGACCACCGACTGGATGAGCGAGGACGGCCGCAACAAGCTGCGCGCCTACGGCATCGCGCCGCCGCACGCGTCGAATTCGCGCCGCGCGCTGTTTGGGGAGCAGCAGGTGGCGTGCCCGCAATGCGGTTCCGGGAATACGGAGCTGCTGTCCGAATTCGGCTCGACCTCCTGCAAGGCGCTGTGGCGTTGCAAGGCCTGCCGTGAACCCTTTGATTATTTCAAGTGCCATTGA
- the paaE gene encoding 1,2-phenylacetyl-CoA epoxidase subunit PaaE: protein MSHAPRFHRLAVNDLRREAADAVSMTFVIPKELEGDYSFTPGQYLTLRTTMDGEEVRRSYSICSGPDDGELRIAVKKVDGGAFSNRAADELKAGDELDVMTPTGRFGIAHAPEEARVYVGFAAGSGITPILSIVKGVLAREPNSRFFLFYGNRSTTSMLFLEELEELKDRFMQRLSLFHVISGEEQDIPILHGRLDGEKVRVLLRSLVPAASVDHVFICGPLGMSEDIEATCREIGIAEERIHVERFVSEFGGKPRPKKVIEASAPPKAMASLIIDGKRREVPVAEEESILDAALRAGMDLPFACKGGMCSTCRAKLVEGDAQMELNYSLEPWELKAGFILTCQARPCSDKVVVDYDHV from the coding sequence ATGTCCCACGCCCCGCGTTTTCATCGTCTCGCTGTCAACGATCTGCGCCGCGAAGCCGCTGACGCCGTATCGATGACATTCGTCATTCCGAAAGAACTGGAGGGCGACTACAGCTTCACCCCCGGCCAATACCTCACCCTGCGCACGACGATGGACGGCGAGGAAGTGCGCCGTTCCTATTCGATCTGCTCCGGCCCCGACGACGGCGAGCTCCGCATCGCCGTGAAGAAGGTCGATGGCGGCGCGTTCTCGAACAGGGCGGCGGACGAATTGAAGGCCGGCGACGAGCTCGACGTCATGACCCCGACCGGCCGTTTCGGCATCGCGCATGCGCCCGAGGAGGCGCGGGTGTATGTCGGCTTCGCTGCAGGAAGCGGCATCACGCCGATCCTGTCGATCGTCAAGGGCGTGCTGGCGCGCGAGCCGAACAGCCGGTTCTTCCTGTTCTATGGCAACCGTTCGACGACGAGCATGCTGTTTCTCGAAGAGCTGGAGGAATTGAAGGACCGCTTCATGCAGCGGCTGTCGCTGTTCCACGTCATTTCGGGCGAGGAGCAGGACATCCCGATCCTGCACGGCCGACTCGACGGCGAGAAGGTACGCGTGCTGCTGCGCTCGCTGGTGCCGGCCGCAAGCGTCGATCACGTCTTCATCTGTGGCCCCTTGGGCATGAGCGAGGACATCGAGGCGACCTGCCGCGAGATCGGGATCGCTGAGGAGCGCATTCACGTCGAGCGCTTCGTCTCGGAGTTCGGCGGCAAGCCGCGTCCGAAGAAGGTGATCGAAGCATCAGCGCCGCCCAAGGCGATGGCGTCGCTGATTATCGACGGCAAGCGCCGCGAGGTGCCGGTCGCCGAGGAAGAATCCATCCTCGATGCCGCGCTGCGCGCCGGCATGGATCTGCCGTTCGCCTGCAAGGGCGGCATGTGCTCGACCTGCCGCGCCAAGCTGGTCGAGGGCGATGCGCAGATGGAGCTCAATTATTCGCTGGAACCATGGGAGCTGAAGGCAGGCTTCATCCTGACCTGTCAGGCGCGGCCGTGTTCGGACAAGGTCGTGGTGGACTACGACCATGTGTGA
- the paaI gene encoding hydroxyphenylacetyl-CoA thioesterase PaaI: MNVALSPDEIARACADAMWREDDASKGLGMKIVEVKPGFATLTMTVQPHMVNGQRIAHGGFIFLLADSTFAFACNSRNERAVAAQCDIAFIRPGKLGDVLVATAREISRNGRSGIYDVRVTAGDVVIAEFRGHSRTIAGTWLPVAGNEAG, from the coding sequence ATGAACGTCGCGCTTTCGCCCGACGAGATCGCCCGCGCCTGCGCGGATGCGATGTGGAGGGAAGACGACGCCAGCAAGGGCCTCGGCATGAAGATTGTCGAGGTAAAACCCGGCTTCGCGACGCTGACGATGACGGTGCAGCCGCACATGGTCAACGGCCAGCGCATTGCCCATGGCGGCTTCATCTTCCTGCTGGCCGATTCCACCTTCGCCTTTGCCTGCAACTCGCGCAATGAGCGCGCCGTCGCCGCGCAATGCGACATCGCCTTCATCCGGCCGGGCAAGCTCGGCGACGTGCTGGTCGCCACCGCACGCGAAATCTCGCGCAACGGCCGGTCCGGCATCTACGACGTTCGCGTCACCGCTGGCGATGTCGTGATCGCCGAATTCCGCGGCCATTCCCGCACGATCGCCGGCACATGGCTGCCGGTGGCGGGCAACGAGGCCGGCTGA
- the paaK gene encoding phenylacetate--CoA ligase PaaK, whose protein sequence is MAMARLKSSGSGYSAELDEAERASRDEIMALQTRRLAWSLQHAYDNVAHYRKAFDAAGVHPSDFRELSDLAKFPFTVKTDLRDNYPFNMFAVPREKLVRVHASSGTTGKPIVVGYTQGDIDIWSEVMARSIRAAGGRTGMIIHNAYGYGLFTGGLGAHYGAEKLGCTVVPVSGGMTERQVQLINDFRPDIITVTPSYMLAISDEFKRQGLDPRKSSLKFGIFGAEPWTNAMRAEIEQTFDMDATDIYGLSEVIGPGVAQECVETKDGLHIWEDHFYPEIIDPETGAVLPDGEKGELVFTSLTKQGFPIIRYRTRDLTRLLPGTARPGMRRMEKVTGRSDDMIILRGVNVFPTQIEEALLATDWCGGHFIIELTREGRMDEMTVLAEARPESWDGSGLLPHAEKVALFIKNTIGITARIKAVAPNTLERSLGKAKRVYDKRPKG, encoded by the coding sequence ATGGCCATGGCAAGATTGAAGTCGAGCGGAAGCGGTTACAGCGCTGAACTGGACGAGGCCGAGCGCGCTTCGCGCGATGAGATCATGGCGCTGCAGACCAGGCGCCTCGCCTGGTCGCTCCAGCACGCCTACGACAATGTTGCGCATTACAGGAAGGCATTCGATGCCGCCGGCGTGCATCCATCCGATTTCAGAGAGCTTTCCGATCTCGCCAAATTCCCGTTCACGGTGAAGACCGATCTGCGCGATAACTATCCCTTCAACATGTTCGCGGTGCCTCGGGAAAAACTGGTCCGCGTTCACGCGTCCTCCGGCACGACCGGCAAGCCGATCGTGGTCGGCTACACGCAGGGCGACATCGACATCTGGTCGGAGGTGATGGCGCGCTCGATCCGCGCCGCCGGCGGCCGCACCGGCATGATCATCCACAATGCCTACGGCTATGGCCTGTTCACTGGTGGCCTTGGCGCGCATTACGGCGCTGAAAAGCTCGGCTGCACCGTGGTGCCGGTTTCCGGCGGCATGACCGAGCGTCAGGTGCAACTCATCAACGATTTCAGGCCCGACATCATCACGGTGACGCCGAGCTACATGCTGGCCATATCAGATGAGTTCAAGCGGCAGGGCCTCGACCCCCGAAAATCGTCGCTGAAGTTCGGCATCTTCGGCGCCGAGCCCTGGACCAATGCGATGCGCGCCGAGATCGAACAGACTTTTGACATGGACGCGACCGACATCTACGGGCTGTCGGAAGTGATCGGCCCAGGCGTCGCGCAGGAATGCGTGGAGACCAAGGACGGCCTGCATATCTGGGAGGATCACTTCTACCCTGAAATCATCGATCCCGAGACCGGCGCCGTGCTGCCGGACGGCGAGAAGGGCGAACTGGTTTTCACCTCACTCACCAAGCAGGGCTTCCCGATCATCCGCTACCGCACCCGCGACCTGACGCGATTGCTGCCGGGCACCGCGCGCCCCGGCATGCGGCGCATGGAAAAGGTGACCGGGCGCTCCGACGACATGATCATCCTGCGCGGCGTCAACGTGTTCCCGACCCAGATCGAGGAAGCGCTGCTCGCCACCGACTGGTGCGGCGGCCATTTCATCATCGAGCTGACGCGCGAGGGGCGGATGGACGAGATGACCGTGCTCGCCGAAGCCCGCCCCGAAAGCTGGGACGGCAGCGGGCTGCTGCCGCACGCCGAAAAGGTCGCGCTCTTCATCAAGAACACCATCGGCATCACCGCCCGCATCAAGGCCGTGGCGCCCAACACCCTGGAGCGTTCGCTCGGCAAGGCGAAACGGGTTTACGACAAGCGGCCGAAAGGGTAA
- a CDS encoding quinone oxidoreductase family protein, protein MSATEKSDARPVSVQARCVRLPAKAADAASLAPVIETRALSRGENDLLIEIKAAAVNPSDVKAATGLMPYAVFPRTSGRDYAGVVIDGPQGWIGREVFGSSGDLGIRRDGTHALHLVVEADAVVEKPKSISWEEAAGIGVPFVTAMEGLRRAGIPKAGETVLVMGVNGKVGQAAVQIATWHGARVIGVVRRAEAYEGHANSKVEVIDASATDVAARVRELSGGKGADIVFNTVGDPYFQAAHQSLALRGRQILIAAVDRIVQFNILEFYRGQHTYVGIDTLGLSSVATGAVLRELAPGFAGGHLKPFPIKPSAIYPLEQAKAAFIAVAGSSRDRVILRP, encoded by the coding sequence ATGTCTGCTACCGAAAAGTCCGATGCTCGACCTGTCTCGGTTCAGGCCCGCTGCGTCCGCCTGCCGGCGAAAGCCGCCGACGCCGCGTCGCTCGCGCCCGTGATCGAAACGAGGGCATTGTCCCGCGGCGAAAACGATCTGCTGATCGAGATCAAAGCCGCGGCCGTCAACCCATCGGACGTAAAGGCGGCGACCGGGCTGATGCCTTACGCCGTCTTTCCGCGCACGTCTGGCCGCGACTATGCCGGTGTCGTGATCGATGGGCCGCAGGGGTGGATTGGCCGCGAGGTGTTCGGCTCTTCCGGCGATCTCGGCATTCGCCGGGACGGCACGCATGCATTGCATCTCGTGGTCGAAGCCGACGCCGTGGTGGAGAAACCCAAAAGCATTTCATGGGAGGAGGCCGCCGGCATCGGCGTGCCCTTTGTCACCGCGATGGAAGGCTTGCGTCGTGCCGGCATCCCGAAAGCGGGTGAGACCGTGCTGGTGATGGGCGTCAACGGCAAGGTCGGGCAGGCGGCGGTGCAGATCGCGACCTGGCACGGCGCGCGGGTGATCGGCGTCGTGCGCAGGGCAGAGGCTTACGAAGGCCACGCCAATTCGAAGGTGGAAGTCATCGACGCCTCCGCGACCGATGTCGCGGCGCGCGTGCGTGAACTCAGCGGCGGCAAGGGCGCCGACATCGTGTTCAATACGGTGGGCGATCCCTACTTCCAGGCCGCGCACCAATCGCTGGCGTTGCGCGGCCGGCAGATTCTGATCGCGGCGGTCGATCGCATCGTGCAGTTCAACATCCTGGAGTTCTATCGCGGCCAGCACACCTATGTCGGCATCGATACGCTCGGTCTGTCGTCGGTCGCGACGGGTGCGGTGTTGCGCGAACTCGCGCCCGGCTTCGCCGGCGGCCATCTCAAGCCGTTCCCGATCAAGCCGAGTGCGATCTATCCGCTGGAACAGGCGAAGGCGGCCTTCATCGCGGTGGCTGGCTCGTCACGGGACCGGGTCATCCTGCGGCCTTAA
- a CDS encoding YeeE/YedE family protein: MLDSANIVVISGLLIGLVYGSVGLLSGFCLLSSLRGFWAEGDGRLVRSYALAIGVAVALTQLLAAGGFVDIGKSIYLQSSFSAPVMFFGGLLFGYGMVLSNGCGSRALVLLGRGNLRSFVVVVVLAIFAQMTLKGLIAPSRIAMVGASQTTTTENSVPALLAGAGLSATAARMLAASIISAALIIFAFAHPAFRRSPGQIAAGLVIGLLVAAGWFATGYLGADDFNPVPVTSLTFIAPIADALQYVMLSTGSTLNFGIVTVFGVFAGSLATALLTGRFQLEGFQSPRHMLRSGGGAALMGAGGVMAFGCSIGQGLTGFSTLALASLIAFAGILVGTAAGLRGALRVRPLAAA; this comes from the coding sequence GTGCTGGACAGTGCCAATATCGTCGTGATCAGCGGATTGCTGATCGGCCTCGTCTATGGATCGGTGGGATTGTTGAGCGGGTTCTGCCTGCTCAGCAGCCTCAGGGGTTTCTGGGCCGAAGGCGACGGACGATTGGTGCGCAGCTATGCGCTGGCGATCGGCGTGGCGGTTGCCCTGACGCAGTTGCTGGCCGCGGGCGGGTTTGTCGATATCGGCAAATCGATCTATCTGCAGTCTTCCTTCTCCGCGCCGGTGATGTTCTTCGGCGGGCTGCTGTTCGGCTACGGCATGGTGCTGTCGAACGGCTGCGGCTCGCGCGCGCTGGTGCTGCTCGGGCGCGGCAATCTCCGTTCCTTCGTGGTGGTGGTCGTGCTGGCGATTTTCGCCCAGATGACGCTGAAGGGGCTGATCGCACCGTCGCGCATCGCGATGGTCGGCGCGTCACAGACCACGACCACCGAGAATTCGGTGCCTGCCTTGCTCGCCGGTGCAGGCCTGAGTGCCACAGCCGCGCGCATGCTGGCCGCGTCGATCATCTCCGCGGCGTTGATCATCTTTGCCTTTGCGCATCCGGCGTTCCGGCGGTCGCCGGGACAGATCGCCGCGGGCCTCGTGATCGGCCTGCTGGTGGCCGCGGGCTGGTTCGCCACCGGCTATCTCGGCGCCGACGATTTCAACCCGGTGCCGGTGACCTCGCTCACCTTCATCGCGCCGATCGCGGACGCCTTGCAATATGTCATGCTGTCGACGGGCTCGACGCTCAATTTCGGCATTGTCACGGTGTTCGGCGTGTTCGCCGGCAGTCTCGCGACCGCGCTGCTGACTGGTCGCTTCCAGCTCGAAGGCTTTCAGTCGCCGCGCCACATGCTGCGTTCGGGCGGCGGTGCCGCGCTGATGGGCGCAGGCGGCGTGATGGCGTTCGGCTGCTCGATCGGGCAGGGCCTGACGGGATTTTCGACGCTGGCGCTGGCCTCGCTGATTGCCTTCGCCGGCATCCTCGTCGGCACTGCCGCGGGCTTGCGCGGCGCACTGCGTGTCCGCCCGCTGGCGGCGGCTTAA
- a CDS encoding bifunctional alpha/beta hydrolase/OsmC family protein, producing MPTERFQFTGEGGHQLAAALDTPDGPVHAYALFAHCFTCGKDVLAAKRIATALAAKGIAVLRFDFTGLGSSEGDFANSTFSSNVADLVRAAAHLRETRGAATLLIGHSLGGAAILAAAGQIPEAKAVVTIAAPSDPVHVTHLFRDRIEDIRAHGKVEVQLAGRPFHIKREFLDDIAEHSLAAHVAKLHKALLVMHSPTDDTVGIDNATKIFVTAKHPKSFVSLSGSDHLLSGKRDGAYVAGIIAAWAERYIEPIAAQPAAAASEAPRHVVVRETRNSKLQQIVTTGPHEMLADEPVALGGQDSGPGPYDFLLTGLGACTSMTMRMYADRKSLPLERVTVTLKHSKIHARDCEECETREGMLDQIDRVISIEGALDADQRARLMEIADKCPVHRTLTSEIRIVTKAAD from the coding sequence GTGCCGACGGAACGCTTCCAATTCACCGGCGAAGGTGGTCATCAGCTTGCCGCCGCGCTGGATACGCCGGATGGACCGGTGCACGCCTACGCGCTGTTCGCGCATTGCTTCACCTGCGGCAAGGATGTTCTGGCTGCAAAACGCATTGCGACGGCGCTGGCCGCAAAAGGAATTGCGGTGCTGCGGTTTGATTTCACGGGCCTCGGCTCCAGCGAGGGCGATTTCGCCAACTCGACCTTCTCTTCGAACGTCGCCGACCTCGTCCGCGCCGCCGCCCATCTGCGGGAAACCCGTGGCGCCGCCACGCTGCTGATCGGCCACAGTCTGGGCGGCGCGGCGATCCTCGCCGCTGCGGGGCAAATCCCGGAGGCAAAAGCGGTCGTGACGATCGCCGCGCCTTCCGATCCCGTGCACGTCACGCATCTGTTCAGGGATCGCATCGAGGACATCCGCGCGCATGGCAAGGTGGAAGTTCAGCTCGCCGGGCGACCGTTTCACATCAAGCGCGAATTCCTCGATGACATCGCCGAACATAGCCTGGCGGCGCATGTCGCCAAGCTGCACAAGGCGCTGCTGGTGATGCATTCACCCACCGACGATACGGTCGGCATCGACAACGCCACCAAGATTTTCGTCACCGCCAAACATCCCAAGAGCTTTGTCTCGCTGTCGGGCTCCGATCATCTGTTGAGCGGCAAGCGCGACGGCGCCTATGTTGCCGGCATCATCGCTGCCTGGGCCGAGCGCTATATTGAGCCCATTGCCGCTCAGCCTGCGGCGGCCGCAAGCGAGGCGCCGCGCCACGTCGTGGTGCGGGAAACCCGAAACAGCAAACTCCAGCAGATCGTCACCACAGGTCCGCATGAGATGCTGGCGGACGAGCCCGTTGCCCTCGGCGGTCAGGATAGCGGACCGGGACCCTATGACTTCCTGCTCACCGGCCTTGGCGCCTGCACGTCGATGACCATGCGGATGTATGCCGACCGCAAATCGCTGCCGCTGGAGCGCGTCACCGTGACGCTGAAGCACAGCAAGATCCACGCAAGGGATTGCGAGGAATGCGAAACGCGGGAGGGCATGCTGGATCAGATCGACCGCGTAATTTCGATCGAAGGCGCGCTCGACGCCGACCAGCGCGCGCGGCTGATGGAGATCGCCGACAAGTGCCCGGTGCACCGGACGCTGACATCGGAAATCCGGATCGTGACGAAGGCGGCGGATTAA